In the Phaeobacter piscinae genome, GCCGTGGCCGCGCTGGTTGCCCTGTCCACGCAGGCCCCGGCCCAAACCGCGACCAGCTCCACCTCGACCCACAATCACAGCCATCAGGCCAAAGAGCCTGTCCTGATCAACGAAGCAGAGATTCAGCCCCGTGACCTCTCTGACTGGGAGGCCGACTGGCAATCGGTCTATCCGTTTCTGCAAGACGGCACTCTGGATCCGGTGATGGCGCACAAAGCAGAGAGCGGGAAGAAGACCGCCGAAGACTATCGCGCGTATTATGAGGCTGGCTACAAAACGGATGTGGAGCGCATTTTGATTGACGGCTCCAGCGTCACATTCTTCCGCGATGGCAAGCCTGTGCAGGGCCAGTACACCAACGACGGATATGAAATCCTGACCTACGCATCAGGCAATCAGGGGGTCCGCTTCATCTTTGAAAAGTCAGGCGGAGACGCCGCAGCACCTCAGTTCATTCAGTTCAGCGACCATGAAATCGTGCCAACCAAAGTCGATCATTATCACCTTTATTGGGGCGATGATCGCGCGGAACTGCTGACTGAGGTTACCAACTGGCCGACCTATTTCCATGCTGACTTGAGCGGTGCGGAGATTGCCGACGGAATGATGGCCCACTAAGCCGCAGCGCTGTCGGCGCATAAGAAAGGCCCCCGTGACTCTCTGACGGGGGCCTTGGTGTCTGATAGCTGTCTCACTCCGCTTATTGCGGCAGCGCGTCCTTGATGCGGTTCAGCGTCGCCTCCAGCAGTGCCGGATTGTCTCGGGCCTGATCCAGCGTGGTGATCAGCAGCGCCTTCTGCGTCGCCTCGATCGAGGACTCCTCGATCATCGTGATCACCTTGTCATAGTTGAAACCTTCCGGTGTCAGCAGCGCATCCTTGGCGGCCTCGGTGCCCTCTTCGGCAGCGGCAGTGGCATCAGCCGCAGCATCTGTTGCAGCCTCAGCGGTCTCGCTCACAGCCGCCGCTGTGTCTTCGGCGGCCTCTGCAAGCTCATTAGCGGCCCCTGTTGCCGTGTCCTCAGCCGCAGCGGCAGTATCTGCAACCGCATCACCAGCCGCCTCTGCTGTTGCAGTGGCCTCCTCACTCAGCGCCGCTGCGCCCTCGTTGGCCTCATCAACTGCGGCAGCCGCGCTGTCCTGCAGCTGATTGGCGCCCTCGGTCAGCCCTTCGGCAATCTCGTTCACTGTTTCCGCTGCCGTCTCGGTCACGGCGGCAGCGGCTTCATTCACCGCCTCTGCGGCGGCATCAACGGAGCTTTCAATCGCGTCTTCGGCGGCTTCAGCAGCGGTGGCGATATCGGTCTCCACCTCGTTAGCGGTCTCCGCAGTCTCCTCAGCGGGGGTCTCGGTTTCAGGCGTCACGATAACAGTCTCTGGCGCCGACTCTCCGGTTTCCATGGAGGAGATATAGAAATATCCGCCCAATGCGACGGCTCCCACACCCAGGCCAATAACGATCGGTTTCATGATAGATCTCCTTCTCTCTCCTAATGCTCCACACGGGGCGGGGCTTGCGGCTTAGCACTTGGGCTTAGGGGCCTGAAACTACAAGGGGAATAAACTACCAGCAGCCCCATCGGCCAATCCCCGCCAGTCTGACACCACCGGTCTGCCAAGTTCAGCGCAACGCAGAATTAACCCTTTGATGATGCTCTCAGGTGCAAACAAACCTTGAAAACCGCGATATGGACGGTCATACCCGCAATTGACTTGAATCGCAGGCCCGGGACCGTTATTTTCCGGGCACTTTTCCGAAGTGACAGAAGGATAGACGTCATAGCCCGCAGACCCCACAATGCGCCGCCGCAACGCGACACCGGCCCGCGCACCAACGAAAAAATCCGTGCTCCCGAAATTCGCCTGATTGGCGCCGAAGGGGAAAATGTCGGCGTGGTTCACCCCGCCAAGGCGATGCAGATGGCAGAAGAGGCCGGTCTCGATCTGGTCGAGATTTCGCCCAACGCCACCCCGCCCGTGTGCAAGATCATGGATTACGGCAAGTTCAAATATGAACAGCAGAAGCGGGAAAGCGAAGCACGCAAGAAGCAGAAGATCATCGAGGTCAAAGAGGTTAAATTCCGTCCCAACACGGATACCAATGACTACGACGTGAAAATGCGCAACGTGTACAAATTCCTGGAAAACGGCGACAAGGTGAAGATCACCCTGCGGTTCCGTGGCCGCGAGATGGCCCACCAGAATTTGGGCCGTGAGCTGCTGCTGCGTGTTGCAGAGGACATTAAGGAACTGGGCAAAGTGGAAAACATGCCCAAGATGGAAGGCCGTCAGATGATCATGATGATCGGCCCGCTGCCGCAGAAATAATCCCTGCCGCAACAGATGTTATGCAAAACCCCGCGCCCTCCGGTGCGGGGTTTTTTTCTTATCTGCGTCAACTCCGGGGGGAACTCACCGGAATTGCGATTGCTACATTCAATACTCACGTTTTCTTTACGCTCCCCCCTTAGCTCCTGAAGGGAGTTCGGTCGCTTCCGACAAAATTCACCGCAATTATGGAGCCTCTCTTGAAGCCACTTAGCGACGTCCAAAACAGTGCCTTCATGGCCATCGCCCCCTGCCGTGCCGCGTCTTTGGCGCTGGTGGTTCTGGCCAATGAAGACAGCCAACACGCCCCAGACACTATGAAGGAGCTGCTGGATCAGTCGGTACAGCGGATCAGGGCCGCTTATGAGATGTTGACTGCAGGGCTCGACAAACTGCTGGCGGAAAGTGAACATGAATTGCCGGCTGATCTTGGCGCGCAGCGCAGAAAGTCCATCGAAGCACTGGAGCCTTTTGCCGAAATTCTAAGCACACAATCCGACGGCACGATCCTGAAGCGTGTACGCGAGATGCCCTCGCTCACCGCGCAGGCGCTCTACAAGGTCGAGCCGATTGTCTCGCAGTTCCTGATCGACATGACCAAAAACATGTTTGAGGCGCAGAAATCCCGCGACAGCGCCCGCGACGAGGGGATGCGTGATGCGATTGAAAATGCTGAAACGGTAGGCCGTCATATTCAGCTGATTGCCTTCAATGCCTCGATCGAGGCGGCGCGCATTGGCGACCAAGGCAAGGGGTTTGCAGTGATCGCGTCGGAAATCCGCAACCTCTCGGGACGCACGCAGACATTGCTCGACACGATGTCAGGCTATCTGCGCGCCTGACCCCTCGCGATGACAGAACCAGCCCCGGCGCGACGCCGGGGCTGGTTCTTGTTTTCCAATGGCGGGATTATCCCGCAGCAGCCACCGCCCGTTTGGTGATCACCCCAACCAGATGCGCGCGGTAGGCCTTGGTGCCATGCAGATCGCCGATCATCCCGTCCGGATCCACACCGAGGCCCTCAATGGCATCGGGGGAGAAATTCGCCGATAGCGCCGCCTCTGCCGCGCTCCAGCGGAAGACACCTTCCTCGGAGGCACCGGTCACGGCCACGCGCACAGCGTCGGCAAAGCGCGCGACAAACACCCCAACAAGCGCAAAGCGTGAGGCGGGCTGGACAAATTTCTCATAATGGGCCGCCTGTGGCACCGGTAGGCGGATATTGGTGATGATCTCCCCCTCTTCCAGCGCGGTGGTGAACAACCCCTGAAAATACTCATCCGCCGCAATTTCGCGGCTGTTGGTCACGATGGTGGCACCGCTGGCGAGTGCTGCCGCCGGGTAGCAGGCTGACGGGTCGTTATTGGCGAGCGAGCCGCCAATGGTGCCCCGGTTGCGCACCGCCGGATCGCCGATCTGCCCCGCCAGCGCCGACAGGGCGGGGTAGCTGTCAGCGGTGGCGGCTTCGACCTCGCCGTGGGTGGTGGCGCCGCCAATGGCCAGCCCGTCGCCATCCGGGCAGACGCCCCGCATCTCGGCAATGCCGCTGAGGCTCACCAATGTGCTGGGCATCGCCAGACGCTGTTTCAGCGTTGGGATCAGGGTCTGCCCCCCACCAAGCGCCTGCGCGTCCTCCGCGCCCAGGGCCTTCACCGCATCCGCGATGGTCGAGGGCTTCTCGAACTCGAATTCATACATGTCGTATCCTTTCCGAAAACCGGCTGACCGGCTGTCATCTTTCCGAAAATACTCCGGGGGTATGGGGGCAGCGCCCCCATGAACCCTTAGCCATTCATCGCCGCCCAGACCCGTGCGGGGCTCAGGGGCATGTCGATATGGGTGACATCCTTGCCGGCCGATTGCAGCGCATCCACCACGGCGTTGACCACCGCAGGCGGGGTGCCGATGGCGCCCGCCTCGCCGCAGCCCTTCACGCCCAATGGGTTATGCGTGCAGGGCGTCTGACAGGAATGATCGACGGTGTAGAACGGCAGATCATCGGCGCGGGGCATGGCGTAATCCATGAAGGACGCCGACAGCAGCTGTCCGTCGTCATCATAGACGCACCCCTCCAAGAGCGCCTGACCGATACCCTGACCAATGCCACCATGGACCTGGCCGTCGACAATCATCGGGTTGACGATATTGCCAAAGTCATCCGCCGCGGCAAAGCTCTCGATACTGACCTTGCCCGTGTCGGGATCCACCTCTACCTCGCAGGCATAGGCGCCTGACGGGTAGGTGAAGTTCGCCGGATCGTAAAAAGCGGTTTCCTCCAACCCCGGTTCGATATCCTCCAGCGGGTAATTATGCGGCACATAGGCCGCAAGGGTCACATCACCCCAGGCCAGCGATTTATCAGTGCCGGCAACAGTGAACTGGCCGTCCTTCAGCTCGATATCCGCATCCGAGGCCTCCAGGATATGGGCTGCGATTTTCTTCGCCTTGGCGATGATCTTCTCGGTGGCGCGCACCATGGCAGAGCCGCCGACCGCCAGCGAGCGCGAGCCATAGGTGCCCATGCCCATCGGAGCCTTGTCGGTATCGCCATGTTCGATTTCGACCATATCCTCCGGGATGCCGATCATATCGGCGATCACCTGCGGGAAGGACGTCTCATGCCCCTGCCCATGGCTGTGACTGCCGGTCATGACGACGATACCGCCAGTGGCATTCACCCGCACCGTCGCACTTTCATAGAGACCAGCACGGGCCCCCAGCTGCCCCACGAGGTTCGACGGCGCAATGCCGCAGGCCTCGATATAGCAGTTGACGCCAAGCCCGCGCAGCTTGCCCTTGGCCTCGCTGGCGGCGCGGCGTGCATCAAAACCGCTGAGATCAGCAATCTCTTCCAGCTTGTCCATGGTCGCCACATAGTCGCCGGTGTCATATTCCACCGCAACCGGCGTCGCGTAGGGGAATTCGGTGATAAAGTTCTGGCGGCGCAATGCAATCGGGTCAACACCCAGCTCGCGCGCGGCCTTATCAATGACCCGCTCCAGCTGATAGGTCGCTTCCGGCCGGCCAGCGCCACGATAGGCATCAACAGCAACGGTATTGGTGAACACCGCCTTCACATTCACGTAGATCAGCGGCGTTTTGTAATTGCCGGCCATCAGGGTGCCATGCAGCCAGGTCGGGACCGAGGGTGCAAAGGTCGACAGATACGCGCCCATATTTGCATAGGTTTCCGTGCGCAGCGCGGTGAAGTTGTTGTCCGCGTCCAGCGCCAGCTCAATCTTTGTCACATGATCGCGGCCATGGGCGTCCGACATAAACGCCTCGGACCGCGAGGAGGTCCATTTCACCGCGCGATTGAGGGCCTTGGCGGCAAAGGTGCAGAAGGCCTCTTCGGCGTAGTGGAAGATCTTGGAGCCAAAACCGCCCCCCACATCCGGGGCCACAACGCGCAGTTTATGCTCCGGGATGCCCAGCACAAAGGCGCCCATCAGAAGGCGGATCACATGCGGGTTCTGCGAGGTGGTATAAAGCGTGCTGTCGCCAGTGGCGCGGTTGAAATCCCCCACCGCGACGCGCGGCTCCATCGGGTTTGCGACCAGACGGTTGTTGACCAGTTCCAGCGTGGTGACATGAGCCGCATCCTTGATGGCCTTGTCCACGGCATCGCGGTTTTCCTCAACAAATCCCCAGTCATAGCAGAGGTTGGAGGTCAGATCGTCATGCACCTTTGTGGCGCCATCCTTGACCGCTTCTTTCATGTTGATGACCGCTGGCAGGTCCTCGATCTCAACGGCGATAGCCTCTGCGGCGTCGCGCGCCTGCTCGGCCGTTTCGGCAACAACGGCAGCGATGGGATCGCCGACATGGCGCACTTTGCCTTGGGCCAGAACCGGATGAGCCGGCTCCTGCATCACCTCGCCGTGACGGTCGGTCACCTGCCAGCCGCAGGGCAGCCCGCCGACACCTTCAAAATCTGCGCCGGTAAAAATCCGCACCACGCCGGGCATGGCGGCGGCATCAGCGGTGTCAACCGAGGTCAGCCGACCATGGGCCACATCCGAGCGCAGGAAATGCACATAGGCCTGGCCGTTCAGGTTAATGTCATCTGTGTAATTACCGGTTCCGGTCAGGAACCGCACGTCTTCGCGCCGTTTTGGGCTGGCGCCGATGCCGCTATCCTTTGGCATTGTCCAAATCTCCTCCCTGGACGGCCTGCACGCGGCAGACCTCTTGGTCATGCTTTGGTTCTGAACTGGGTCGCCTGTGCGACCTCCGTGCCCGCCTGTCTTCCCGGCCACAGTGCTGTGGCCTCCCTTTGAGGCGGGGTCTGGGGGCTGGCGCTATTCTGCCGCGACGGCAGAGACGTCCTGACCCGAAGCCGCCATGATCGCCTTGACGATATTGTGGTAGCCGGTGCAGCGGCACAGGTTGCCCTCAAGGTATTCGCGGATTTCCTGTTCGCTGGGCGTTGGATTGTCCTTCAACAGCGCTGCCGCAGACATCACCATGCCCGGCGTGCAGAAGCCGCATTGCAGCCCGTGATGATCCTGAAACGCCTGCTGGATTGTGTTCAAGGTGCCATCCGGGGCGGCTTGCCCCTCGATCGTGGCAACCTCTGCGCCGTCAGCCTCTGCCGCCAGCATGGTGCATGATTTCACCGCCTTGCCATCGACATGCACAACACAGGCGCCGCATTGGCTGGTGTCGCAGCCGACATGGGTGCCGGTCAGGCCCAATTCCTCTCGCAGGAAACCGGACAGCAACATGCGCCCCTCGACCTCTCCGCTGGCAGTCCGACCGTTTACGGTCATTGTGACTTTCACCATCAACTCCTCCCTTGGCTCGCGTAAACTCGCTGGCAGAAGTTAAGCACGGCGCAACAGCCGACGCGAAGCATTATTCGCAGGGCTTGGACTAAAGTCGCAGGGCGACGCCAGACCTCGCTCAGACGTCGCTGCGACGTGGGCGGGGCCGTGTGGGGATTTCTTTGAGGAGGCCACCAACCCCCATGGCGGCGATATCTGCGCTGCTCACATCGATCCCGCAGACCAGCCGTTCCAGCACCCAATCGGCGCCGTTCAAAGCAAGCGAGCGCGCACAGCCCGGCAAGCCAAGCACAGGACGCCCCGCCAGATCGCCCAGAAACAACAGATTGCCCGGATCCACCGGCATGCCAAAACGGGCGACCTCACCGCCAGCCGCCCGAAGCGCAGAAGGGGCCACATCCAGCGGATCCGAGGTGGCCGACCCGGTGAGGATCAGGATCAGATCGCTGTCTGCACCAACCGATTGCAGGGCGGTCGCCAGCTCTGCCTCGCGGTGCGCCACCACCTGCCGGGGGGCCATCGACATGCCGAACCGGTCAAGCCGCCCGATCATCGCGGCGCGCCCCTTGTCTGGCGGGGTTTCCGCGCTGATGCGGGTTTCGATCAAGGTGGCGCGGCGCAGCTGAGGTGGGATCAGACGGATCGCCCCGGCCACATCGCAGGTGGCGGCTGCAAGCGCGGCCTCCTCCACCGCGTAGGAGATGATCTTGGCCGTGGCCACCATACCGCCCGCATCTGCCCGGTGATAATCGGACACAGTCGCCAGCGTGATCATTGGATCGACCGCATTCAACGCGTTGATCCGCGCAGCATCGACCCGAATCAAACCGGGGCCAAGCGCATGGAGGTTGACCCGCCCTGCCCCGGCACCAGAGATCCGCAGACCCAGGGCTGCGGCGTCGGGCAGCAGCGCCTCTGCCAACATCTCTGCCGCGCGATCCTCGTGGATATCGCCGGGTTCCAGCTGCGCCACGGTCAGCTGACGATGCCCAACGGCGGCAAGATCGGCAAGATCCTGCGCCGCCAGTCGGGTGCCCTTGGCGATACGATGCTCCGCGCCCTGCAGGGAATGCGCCAGATAGCAGCCCGCCGCCTCATTCAGGGGCACTGCACCAAAGATCATGACCTGCGTCCGCGCAGCACGGCCGTCATCTCGGCAATAATGGACACAGCGATTTCAGCTGGCCCAGCTGCGCCGATATCAAGCCCGATGGGGCCATGGATGCGCTCAATGGCGGCTGCGTCAAACCCGGCCCCCTGCATCCGCGCGACCCGTTTGGCATGGGTGCGGGTTGATCCCAGCGCACCGATGTAAAAACACTCAGAGCGCAGAGCGGCCTCCAGCGCGGGGTCGTCGATTTTCGGGTCATGGGTGAGCAGCACAACAGCGGTGCGGGCATCAAGGCCGAGGAACGCAATCGCCTCATCCGGCCAATCCTCCACCAAGCTCTCCCCCGGGAAGCGTTCAGCGGAGGCAAAGACCGCGCGCGGGTCGATAATCACGGGGTCATAGCCCGCAATGCGCGCCATCGGCACCAGAGCCTGTGCGATATGCACCGCGCCGACCACAATCAACCGCAGGGGTGGATTATGCACCGCTACGAAGGTCGTGCCGTCCGCCTCGGTCCCTGATTGGTCCATGCGTTTGCGATCAGTATAGCCCTCCGCGTCCAGATGCCCCGCGCCACTGTCAAGGTCCACCACATAAGACACCGCGCGTCGCTCGGCGCGGGCGGCGACCAGATCGGTCAATGTGCCCTCGGCCAGCGTGCCGCCGATGGGTTCAACCAGAATGCGGATGGTGCCGCCACAGGCCAGCCCGACGGCAAAGGCATCTTCGTCGCTGACGCCAAATTCCAAGAGCCGGTGACACCCGTCGGCAATCGCCTCCTGCGCGGCAAGGATCACCGCACCTTCGACACAGCCGCCTGAAACGGAGCCTTCGATCCGGCCATCGCTGGCGACCGCCAGTTGGGACCCGGTGCGGCGTGGGGCGGATCCCCATGTCTCCACCACCGTGGCCAGTGCTGCACTCCGGCCGCCTTGCTGGCCACTGCCCTTGGCTGCACGGTGCCAGTCGAGCGCCGTTTCAGGAATGTTATCAAAGCGCTGCAATCCGGGTGCCGACATCTGAAACCTCTGGGTTGGGGCGGTCGCCGCGTGGTGGTCCATAACCGGACAAGGCCTGCCGCAGACAGGGCGGACAAAGCCGACGATAGACAGAACGGGCCGTGACCTGACGGGTTTAGTCTAGCGCCGGAGCGCAGCCAGCGGGATCAAAAACACGCGCGCGCCCTTGCGACTTTGGTCGCAGGATGGCGCGCGGGGTGTGCGTGGGATCACTTCAGCTTGGACAGTTTATCCTGCAACTCGGCCAATTGGCGTTTGATATCATCCAGCCCGTCGCCGTCCTCAGCGCTCTCTGCATCGCCGGATGATTGGCTCGCCGCAGGCCAGCCGCCGGAGAACCCACCGGCCATCGCCTTCAGAAAGGCTTCCTGCTGCGCCTTGATCGCCTCAAACCCCGGCATCTGTGCCATCGGGTTCATCGCATTCATATTCTCAACCATCTTGCTTTGGTTCTCGCGCAGCATCTCGAACGAGCTTTGCAGGAACTGCGGCATCACCCCGCCGCCCGGCACCATATAGCTGCGCACCAGATCGTTGAGCACATTCACCGGCAGGATATTCTCGCCCCGGCTTTCGTGTTCGGCGATGATTTGCAACAGATACTGACGGGTCAGGTCATCACCTGTCTTGAGGTCGACAATCTGAACCTCGCGCCCCTCCCGGATGAAGCCGGCGATATCCTCCAGCGTGACATAGTCGCTGGTCTGCGTGTTATAGAGCCG is a window encoding:
- a CDS encoding metal-binding protein ZinT gives rise to the protein MLRTIFKRPDLLAVAALVALSTQAPAQTATSSTSTHNHSHQAKEPVLINEAEIQPRDLSDWEADWQSVYPFLQDGTLDPVMAHKAESGKKTAEDYRAYYEAGYKTDVERILIDGSSVTFFRDGKPVQGQYTNDGYEILTYASGNQGVRFIFEKSGGDAAAPQFIQFSDHEIVPTKVDHYHLYWGDDRAELLTEVTNWPTYFHADLSGAEIADGMMAH
- a CDS encoding FAD binding domain-containing protein; the protein is MYEFEFEKPSTIADAVKALGAEDAQALGGGQTLIPTLKQRLAMPSTLVSLSGIAEMRGVCPDGDGLAIGGATTHGEVEAATADSYPALSALAGQIGDPAVRNRGTIGGSLANNDPSACYPAAALASGATIVTNSREIAADEYFQGLFTTALEEGEIITNIRLPVPQAAHYEKFVQPASRFALVGVFVARFADAVRVAVTGASEEGVFRWSAAEAALSANFSPDAIEGLGVDPDGMIGDLHGTKAYRAHLVGVITKRAVAAAG
- a CDS encoding xanthine dehydrogenase family protein molybdopterin-binding subunit, coding for MPKDSGIGASPKRREDVRFLTGTGNYTDDINLNGQAYVHFLRSDVAHGRLTSVDTADAAAMPGVVRIFTGADFEGVGGLPCGWQVTDRHGEVMQEPAHPVLAQGKVRHVGDPIAAVVAETAEQARDAAEAIAVEIEDLPAVINMKEAVKDGATKVHDDLTSNLCYDWGFVEENRDAVDKAIKDAAHVTTLELVNNRLVANPMEPRVAVGDFNRATGDSTLYTTSQNPHVIRLLMGAFVLGIPEHKLRVVAPDVGGGFGSKIFHYAEEAFCTFAAKALNRAVKWTSSRSEAFMSDAHGRDHVTKIELALDADNNFTALRTETYANMGAYLSTFAPSVPTWLHGTLMAGNYKTPLIYVNVKAVFTNTVAVDAYRGAGRPEATYQLERVIDKAARELGVDPIALRRQNFITEFPYATPVAVEYDTGDYVATMDKLEEIADLSGFDARRAASEAKGKLRGLGVNCYIEACGIAPSNLVGQLGARAGLYESATVRVNATGGIVVMTGSHSHGQGHETSFPQVIADMIGIPEDMVEIEHGDTDKAPMGMGTYGSRSLAVGGSAMVRATEKIIAKAKKIAAHILEASDADIELKDGQFTVAGTDKSLAWGDVTLAAYVPHNYPLEDIEPGLEETAFYDPANFTYPSGAYACEVEVDPDTGKVSIESFAAADDFGNIVNPMIVDGQVHGGIGQGIGQALLEGCVYDDDGQLLSASFMDYAMPRADDLPFYTVDHSCQTPCTHNPLGVKGCGEAGAIGTPPAVVNAVVDALQSAGKDVTHIDMPLSPARVWAAMNG
- a CDS encoding molybdopterin-binding protein produces the protein MIFGAVPLNEAAGCYLAHSLQGAEHRIAKGTRLAAQDLADLAAVGHRQLTVAQLEPGDIHEDRAAEMLAEALLPDAAALGLRISGAGAGRVNLHALGPGLIRVDAARINALNAVDPMITLATVSDYHRADAGGMVATAKIISYAVEEAALAAATCDVAGAIRLIPPQLRRATLIETRISAETPPDKGRAAMIGRLDRFGMSMAPRQVVAHREAELATALQSVGADSDLILILTGSATSDPLDVAPSALRAAGGEVARFGMPVDPGNLLFLGDLAGRPVLGLPGCARSLALNGADWVLERLVCGIDVSSADIAAMGVGGLLKEIPTRPRPRRSDV
- a CDS encoding (2Fe-2S)-binding protein codes for the protein MVKVTMTVNGRTASGEVEGRMLLSGFLREELGLTGTHVGCDTSQCGACVVHVDGKAVKSCTMLAAEADGAEVATIEGQAAPDGTLNTIQQAFQDHHGLQCGFCTPGMVMSAAALLKDNPTPSEQEIREYLEGNLCRCTGYHNIVKAIMAASGQDVSAVAAE
- a CDS encoding methyl-accepting chemotaxis protein — translated: MKPLSDVQNSAFMAIAPCRAASLALVVLANEDSQHAPDTMKELLDQSVQRIRAAYEMLTAGLDKLLAESEHELPADLGAQRRKSIEALEPFAEILSTQSDGTILKRVREMPSLTAQALYKVEPIVSQFLIDMTKNMFEAQKSRDSARDEGMRDAIENAETVGRHIQLIAFNASIEAARIGDQGKGFAVIASEIRNLSGRTQTLLDTMSGYLRA
- a CDS encoding XdhC family protein; translation: MSAPGLQRFDNIPETALDWHRAAKGSGQQGGRSAALATVVETWGSAPRRTGSQLAVASDGRIEGSVSGGCVEGAVILAAQEAIADGCHRLLEFGVSDEDAFAVGLACGGTIRILVEPIGGTLAEGTLTDLVAARAERRAVSYVVDLDSGAGHLDAEGYTDRKRMDQSGTEADGTTFVAVHNPPLRLIVVGAVHIAQALVPMARIAGYDPVIIDPRAVFASAERFPGESLVEDWPDEAIAFLGLDARTAVVLLTHDPKIDDPALEAALRSECFYIGALGSTRTHAKRVARMQGAGFDAAAIERIHGPIGLDIGAAGPAEIAVSIIAEMTAVLRGRRS
- the phaR gene encoding polyhydroxyalkanoate synthesis repressor PhaR: MSDQDKPLLIKRYASRRLYNTQTSDYVTLEDIAGFIREGREVQIVDLKTGDDLTRQYLLQIIAEHESRGENILPVNVLNDLVRSYMVPGGGVMPQFLQSSFEMLRENQSKMVENMNAMNPMAQMPGFEAIKAQQEAFLKAMAGGFSGGWPAASQSSGDAESAEDGDGLDDIKRQLAELQDKLSKLK
- the infC gene encoding translation initiation factor IF-3, translated to MARRPHNAPPQRDTGPRTNEKIRAPEIRLIGAEGENVGVVHPAKAMQMAEEAGLDLVEISPNATPPVCKIMDYGKFKYEQQKRESEARKKQKIIEVKEVKFRPNTDTNDYDVKMRNVYKFLENGDKVKITLRFRGREMAHQNLGRELLLRVAEDIKELGKVENMPKMEGRQMIMMIGPLPQK